From a region of the Bacteroidales bacterium genome:
- a CDS encoding glycosyltransferase family 1 protein — protein MKILLIGEYSNLHWTLAKGLRSLGHKVVVASDGCSWQNNQRDINLSINGDSFLDKIRYRIDILRNIKKFKGFDVVQVISPVFLKLNTSDILKLFQYLKKHNRKVFLGAFGTDFYYTKACLENKFRYSDFIVPGMKENLPEDNTNWLKSPLKDLNETLAEKCDGIISCLYEYKVSYEDNWGYKSEYIPLPINTDKIKPTAVYDGKARFFMGVQKSKLHLKGCDVMSEVLNDICNQYKDICEFKMVESLPYASYMKVMDGCNILVDQLYSYSPGMNALLGMAKGMVTISGGEPEIYSILNETENTPIVNPIPDKNDVYDKILNLVKNIEAIEEIGKNSRKFVEQHHNYIDVAMKYIDFWRSR, from the coding sequence AGCAACTTACATTGGACGCTTGCAAAGGGTTTGAGAAGTTTAGGACATAAGGTTGTTGTTGCCTCAGATGGTTGCAGTTGGCAGAATAACCAACGCGACATCAACCTCTCTATAAACGGGGACTCTTTTCTTGATAAAATTAGGTACAGGATTGACATCCTGCGCAATATAAAAAAGTTTAAAGGATTTGATGTTGTTCAAGTTATATCTCCCGTATTCTTAAAACTAAACACTAGCGATATTCTAAAACTATTCCAATACCTTAAAAAGCATAACAGAAAGGTATTTCTTGGGGCTTTTGGAACAGACTTCTACTATACAAAGGCGTGTCTGGAGAACAAATTTAGATACTCCGATTTTATTGTCCCCGGAATGAAAGAGAATCTTCCAGAGGACAATACTAACTGGCTAAAATCTCCACTTAAAGATCTTAACGAAACTCTTGCCGAGAAGTGCGATGGTATTATTTCGTGCTTGTATGAATATAAAGTATCATACGAAGATAATTGGGGATATAAGAGCGAGTATATACCTCTTCCTATAAATACCGACAAGATTAAACCTACTGCCGTTTATGATGGTAAAGCAAGATTCTTTATGGGTGTTCAAAAATCGAAATTACACCTTAAGGGTTGTGATGTCATGAGCGAAGTGCTTAACGATATTTGCAACCAATATAAAGATATTTGCGAATTTAAAATGGTTGAGTCACTTCCATACGCTTCGTATATGAAGGTTATGGACGGTTGTAATATTCTTGTTGACCAACTATACTCATACTCACCCGGTATGAATGCACTCCTTGGTATGGCAAAAGGAATGGTTACGATTAGTGGCGGAGAGCCTGAGATATACTCAATCCTTAACGAGACAGAAAATACGCCTATCGTCAACCCTATCCCTGACAAAAACGATGTATATGACAAGATATTAAATCTGGTTAAAAATATTGAGGCGATTGAAGAGATAGGTAAAAACAGCCGTAAGTTTGTGGAGCAACACCATAACTACATTGATGTTGCTATGAAATATATCGATTTCTGGAGAAGTAGATAG
- a CDS encoding OmpA family protein, whose amino-acid sequence MRFNKVVFVILVCIGLWGCHPAKLSTADAQFERGEYFAAADTYRRVYNKTSASKERALRGRIAYSLGTCYRILNSSPRAAAAYQNAIRYNYPDSTAYLYLATELHKQGKYTDAIKNYEKYLEIVPNDLRATNGLKGCELGLQQKENPTRYVVKKANLFNSRRSECCAMFTLEDESMIYFTSTNDKATGKDKSPITGLKNNDIFFSERNDKGVWSKPAPVEGELNTENDEGIISFSDDGQIMYYSLAESTNANSDTYVSIYQSTRSDATWKKGERVAITIDSTIICAHPAVMPGTDWLYFTSDMPGGYGGKDIWRVSLKDMTELENLGPEVNTPYDEVFPFVRKNGDLYFSSNGHPGLGGLDVFLAYKDEIGNWHRRNMGAPINSPADDFGIMFMASERGYLSSNRNDARGYDHIYSFELPQIEVWIEGYVVDYDDEPLPGAVIRIVGRDGTNLKEFAQDDGYFKFPLDLNTDYVMMAGCGGYLNSSAELTTLAEEQDETYWVDFVLSSIGKPIPVDDIFFDFNKATLRPESETALNDVIKTLNDNPNITIEMGAHTDFKGAEEYNQSLSQRRAEAVIDYLIKNGIAKERLTAKGYGESTPVTITKKLNKLYPQFPEGTILNEEFIMTLPEEDIEIANQINRRTEFRVTAIDAGLL is encoded by the coding sequence ATGAGATTCAATAAAGTAGTTTTTGTTATACTCGTTTGCATTGGTTTGTGGGGTTGTCATCCTGCAAAGTTAAGTACAGCCGATGCTCAATTTGAGAGAGGTGAGTATTTTGCAGCCGCTGATACTTACCGTAGAGTTTATAACAAGACATCTGCTTCAAAAGAACGTGCATTAAGAGGTAGAATTGCTTATAGTTTAGGTACATGTTACAGAATATTGAACTCCTCGCCTCGAGCAGCCGCCGCCTACCAGAATGCTATCAGATATAACTATCCTGATAGTACAGCTTATCTTTACCTTGCAACAGAACTTCACAAACAGGGCAAATACACTGACGCTATTAAAAATTATGAGAAGTATCTTGAGATTGTACCCAACGACTTAAGAGCAACTAATGGACTGAAAGGTTGCGAATTGGGATTACAACAAAAAGAGAACCCTACTCGTTATGTTGTTAAGAAAGCAAATCTTTTTAACTCCCGCCGTAGCGAGTGCTGTGCAATGTTTACTTTAGAGGATGAGAGTATGATATACTTTACCTCCACCAACGATAAGGCAACGGGAAAAGATAAAAGTCCTATTACAGGGTTAAAGAATAACGACATTTTCTTCTCTGAGAGGAACGATAAGGGTGTATGGTCAAAGCCTGCCCCGGTTGAGGGAGAACTTAACACCGAAAACGATGAAGGAATTATCTCTTTCTCGGATGATGGGCAGATTATGTACTACTCTCTTGCCGAATCAACAAATGCCAATAGCGACACTTACGTATCAATTTACCAGTCAACCCGCTCAGATGCCACTTGGAAAAAGGGCGAAAGAGTTGCCATTACAATTGACTCAACTATAATTTGTGCACACCCTGCTGTTATGCCCGGCACAGATTGGCTCTACTTTACCTCTGATATGCCCGGAGGATATGGAGGCAAAGATATCTGGAGAGTATCATTAAAGGATATGACAGAGTTAGAAAATCTTGGTCCGGAGGTTAACACTCCATACGATGAAGTTTTTCCTTTTGTCAGAAAAAATGGAGACCTATACTTCTCCTCAAACGGACACCCGGGATTAGGAGGTCTTGATGTATTCCTTGCCTATAAAGACGAGATAGGTAATTGGCACAGAAGGAATATGGGTGCCCCTATTAATTCTCCTGCCGATGACTTTGGCATTATGTTTATGGCAAGTGAGAGGGGCTATTTGAGTTCTAACAGAAACGATGCAAGAGGCTACGACCACATATATTCATTTGAACTTCCCCAAATTGAGGTTTGGATAGAGGGATACGTAGTTGATTATGATGATGAACCTCTACCCGGTGCAGTAATCAGGATTGTAGGACGGGATGGAACAAACCTTAAAGAGTTTGCTCAAGATGACGGGTACTTTAAATTTCCTTTGGATTTGAATACCGACTATGTTATGATGGCAGGTTGCGGAGGGTATCTTAACTCAAGTGCCGAACTTACCACTTTAGCAGAGGAGCAAGATGAAACTTATTGGGTTGATTTTGTTCTCTCATCAATTGGCAAACCCATTCCGGTAGATGATATATTCTTTGACTTTAACAAAGCAACTCTTCGTCCCGAATCAGAAACAGCTCTTAACGATGTAATTAAGACTCTTAACGACAATCCCAACATTACTATTGAGATGGGAGCTCATACCGACTTTAAAGGAGCAGAAGAGTATAATCAATCACTCTCTCAACGGCGTGCCGAAGCGGTTATAGATTACCTAATTAAAAACGGCATTGCAAAAGAGCGTCTTACTGCTAAAGGCTATGGAGAGAGTACTCCTGTTACCATTACAAAAAAACTTAATAAACTTTACCCTCAATTCCCCGAGGGTACTATTCTTAACGAGGAGTTTATTATGACACTCCCAGAAGAAGATATTGAAATTGCCAACCAAATTAACCGCAGAACAGAATTTAGAGTTACTGCCATTGATGCCGGTTTGCTTTAA